The Streptomyces sp. NBC_00459 DNA segment TTCCCGGACTTTGAAAAGGCCGGACTTGGAGATGCCGGGCTGTGAGCCGCCGGATGGCGGGTCCCCGCCCTCAGACAGACGCCTTCGTCAGTTCCAGCGAGTGCAGAAACCGCATCAGCGTCATGAGCGTGTCCCGGCTGGAGGCCCGGCGACGTGCGTCGCACTCCACGATGGGGATCTCCGGGGCCAGGTCGAGAGCCGAGCGCAGGTCCTCGATCGGGTAACGGGGCGCGTCCGGGAAGGAGTTGACGGCGATGACGAAGGGCACGCCCCGTTCCTCCAGTCGCCCTATGACGTCGAAGCTCACTTCCAGGCGCCGGGTGTCGATCAGGACGACCGCACCGAGGGCGCCTTCGAACAGGCCGTTCCACAGGAACCAGAAGCGTTCCTGGCCCGGGGTGCCGAACAGGTACAGCACCAGTTGGTCGGTGATGCTGATGCGGCCGAAGTCCATGGCCACGGTGGTGGCGGTCTTGGAGTCGGAGCCGTAGTTGTCGTCGACGCCGATGCCGGCCTGCGTCATGGTCTCTTCGGTGGTCAGCGGCCTGATCTCGCTGACCGAACCGACCATGGTCGTCTTGCCGACGCCGAACCCGCCCACGATCACGATCTTCACCGCGGCCTGGGTGCTGTGCGGCAGCCGGTCCTCGGTCCGTGGACCCGTGATGGTGTCAGAGCTTTTGAAGTCCATGCATCACCGCTTCGAGGAGGGAACGGTCGGCCAGCGACTGGCGGATGAGCGGATCGCGCGCCTGAACCAGTTCGGCCGTCAGCAGCTCGGTGAGCAGGACGGTCACCACGCTGAACGGCAGGTTGAGGTAGGCCGAGAGCTCGGCCACTGACAGAGGTGCCTTGCAGAGGCGGAGCAGCGCCGACTGCTCCGGCGGGGCGGCGGGCGGGGGTTCGGCGCACGCCACGATTAACGTGACGAGGTCGAGGGA contains these protein-coding regions:
- a CDS encoding GTP-binding protein, giving the protein MDFKSSDTITGPRTEDRLPHSTQAAVKIVIVGGFGVGKTTMVGSVSEIRPLTTEETMTQAGIGVDDNYGSDSKTATTVAMDFGRISITDQLVLYLFGTPGQERFWFLWNGLFEGALGAVVLIDTRRLEVSFDVIGRLEERGVPFVIAVNSFPDAPRYPIEDLRSALDLAPEIPIVECDARRRASSRDTLMTLMRFLHSLELTKASV
- a CDS encoding DUF742 domain-containing protein; its protein translation is MTPPQRRRRCPIKQEPPPEQLQQSAPGADGGTDQEGTKGKEGERKNPERLYVLTGATPGGERASLDLVTLIVACAEPPPAAPPEQSALLRLCKAPLSVAELSAYLNLPFSVVTVLLTELLTAELVQARDPLIRQSLADRSLLEAVMHGLQKL